A window from Leishmania mexicana MHOM/GT/2001/U1103 complete genome, chromosome 33 encodes these proteins:
- a CDS encoding putative ruvb-like 1 DNA helicase, producing MSGIKIEEVISTTKKERVAAHSHVKGLGLNPDGTTKHIADGFVGQEKAREAAGIAVELIRSKKMAGRALLFAGPPGTGKTALALGIAKELGSKVPFCPMVGSEVYSAEVKKTEVLMENFRRAIGLRIKENKEVYEGEVTELRAEETDNPLGGYGKSISHVIITLKSQKGSKLLKLDAAIYESLEKEKVTVGDVIYIEASSGAVKRVGRSDAYIGDHDLEADEYVPIPKGDVHKKKEVIQDVTLHDLDMANAKPSQGQDALSIVNSMMRHKKTEVTEKLRQEINKVVNKYIDQGVAELVPGVLFIDEVHMLDIECFTYLNKALESTLAPVVIFATNRGSCRIRGTEIRAPHGMPTDLLDRLLIIRTMNYDVSEITSIVEIRAHVEGVKISEAALTKLGTIGENTSLRFVAQLLTPALIIAETNGREMIEEEDVDLVAELFKDGKASARLLQDHAEEYVYQ from the coding sequence ATGTCCGGCATCAAGATCGAGGAGGTCATCTCGACCACCAAGAAGGAGCGGGTGGCAGCGCACAGCCACGTGAAGGGGCTCGGCCTTAACCCGGATGGGACGACGAAGCATATCGCCGACGGTTTTGTCGGgcaggagaaggcgcgcgaGGCAGCCGGCATTGCGGTGGAACTGATCCGCTCCAAGAAGATGGCCGGTCGGGCGCTACTGTTTGCGGGGCCGCCGGGCACCGGCAAGACGGCGCTCGCCCTCGGTATTGCCAAGGAGCTGGGGTCCAAGGTGCCCTTCTGCCCGATGGTCGGCAGCGAGGTGTACAGCgcggaggtgaagaagaCGGAGGTTCTCATGGAGAACTTCCGCCGCGCCATCGGGCTGCGCATCaaggaaaacaaagaggTGTACGAGGGAGAGGTGACTGAGCTGCGCGCCGAGGAGACGGACAACCCACTCGGCGGCTATGGCAAGTCCATCTCGCATGTCATCATCACCCTCAAGTCCCAGAAGGGGTCCAAGTTGCTGAAGCTGGATGCGGCCATCTACGAGAgcctggagaaggagaaagTGACCGTCGGTGACGTCATCTACATCGAGGCAAGCTCTGGCGCTGTGAAGCGGGTGGGCCGCAGCGATGCTTACATTGGTGACCACGACCTGGAGGCGGACGAGTACGTGCCAATCCCGAAGGGAGACGTGCACAAGAAGAAAGAGGTGATTCAGGACGTAACGCTACACGATCTCGACATGGCAAACGCTAAGCCTAGCCAGGGACAAGATGCCCTGTCCATTGTGAACAGCATGATGCGGCACAAAAAGACGGAGGTGACGGAAAAGTTGCGCCAAGAGATCAACAAGGTTGTGAACAAGTACATTGACCAGGGCGTCGCTGAGCTCGTGCCCGGCGTCCTCTTCATCGATGAAGTGCACATGCTGGATATTGAGTGCTTCACCTACCTCAACAAGGCGCTGGAGTCGACCCTCGCACCGGTCGTCATATTCGCCACCAACCGCGGCAGTTGCCGCATTCGCGGGACGGAGATTCGCGCGCCGCACGGGATGCCAACAGATTTGCTAGATCGTCTCCTCATCATTCGAACGATGAACTACGACGTGAGCGAAATTACGTCGATCGTGGAGATCCGTGCACATGTGGAGGGGGTGAAGATATCCGAGGCGGCTCTGACCAAGCTCGGCACCATCGGCGAGAACACGTCGCTGCGCTTCGTTGCGCAACTGCTGACGCCAGCGCTCATCATTGCCGAGACGAACGGCCGCGAGATGATCGAGGAGGAAGATGTGGATCTGGTGGCTGAACTCTTCAAGGACGGCAAGGCATCTGCCCGTCTGCTGCAGGACCACGCAGAGGAATACGTATACCAGTGA
- a CDS encoding peroxisome biosynthesis protein-like protein, whose protein sequence is MQQSSFEVAVDRSSQHSFVTVSQHYLDSVLRPLYSGRLPLAVPLRITGQSGHNIYVGCLTDRPHTRSKFALVFPIALCYDHGLKEGELVECVPLSNAPRATKVLVAPLTVDDSEVVEQNALRVENLLLRQVQVVFPSMIISVSIFPGVPAKVMVTAIECGDAEEKLRSGCATMHEGTHFVIATRVRQEQTDGAADGASAPPLWAFVRGRPTRAADDSGVERNDMAAVRVRCITAEKYHWKNGMVLGVLDCATVATLNREEVTPGFLRAHLKQMSVVVVGNADAEAAGAADEEGVCVVDSLAQATNLLLTPHGLDPSASTAGKTSDAPGNDSAGVARPVLSSRALLPFSAVALDAVMQVHGRVAEELQRHLVAALHQSSVPRFVNLHQNNVLLCGGKGFGKSTVVRAVLDTLPDVHTVTLECGKTKSFSADIARALMECVLCKPAVLVLENFDSVAPAQQEGHAEAMSAMTRATLESALTRFCYQFSVRPHGAVVVLATCSSRDAVHETLRSAYCFRRVLTLEALNRASRTVLTGQLFPYASREDVAAVAARMDNYTPFDVKQLTARMRAKLAAEPTLSLRACAEACMTFFTPLAHTGINFLKGDKVSWESIGGLEEAKKTLYNTLVLPIKHPQLFARLPLKTRSGILLYGPSGCGKTFIVESIVNAENLHCIVINGPEVFGKYIGQSEQKIRDVFERAQAAAPCVVFFDEFDSVAPQRGADDSGVTDRVVNQLLCYLDGVEGRKDVFVVAASSRPDLIDAALLRPGRLDKAVVCPVPSEDDRVAILRSLLSKASAHFSDEELRQVARRTVNWTPADLSAMVSSAHTLVNMRFVERLTKQAACVSGSIGGDGAAPDGEDGFVIAGLRNDVTREKVGDALKPLCLAAGAGAEAAVFNTAALAAELMSMDDLWASVETTRPSLSEKDIQKHERIHAFFSKGKSAPPPTPPGSRLVTR, encoded by the coding sequence ATGCAGCAATCGTCCTTTGAAGTCGCCGTGGACAGGAGCAGCCAGCACTCCTTCGTGACGGTCTCGCAGCACTACCTCGACAGTGTGCTGCGCCCGCTTTACAGCGGGCGCCTGCCGCTAGCGGTGCCGTTGCGCATTACAGGGCAGAGCGGCCACAACATCTACGTCGGGTGCCTCACCGACCgaccgcacacgcgctccaAGTTTGCGCTTGTTTTCCCAATTGCCCTCTGCTATGACCATGGGCtgaaggagggggagctgGTGGAGTGCGTGCCGCTGTCCAACGCGCCGCGCGCGACCAAGGTTctggtggcgccgctgacggtggacgaCAGCGAGGTCGTGGAGCAGAACGCGCTTCGCGTCGAGAacctgctgcttcgccagGTGCAGGTGGTGTTCCCCTCCATGATCATCTCCGTCTCCATCTTCCCCGGGGTTCCGGCCAAGGTGATGGTGACCGCCATCgagtgcggcgacgcggaggagaagctgcgtAGCGGGTGCGCGACGATGCACGAGGGCACGCATTTTGTAATTGCCACCCGTGTCCGTCAGGAGCAGACGGACGGCGCGGCTGATGGGGCCTCCGCACCGCCGCTCTGGGCCTTTGTCCGCGGACGGCCCACTCGTGCCGCCGATGACAGCGGTGTCGAGCGCAACGACATGGCTGcggtgcgggtgcgctgcATCACGGCTGAGAAGTACCACTGGAAGAACGGTATGGTGCTCGGCGTCCTCGACtgcgcgacggtggcgacgctgAACAGGGAGGAGGTAACGCCGGGGTTTCTGCGGGCACACTTGAAGCAGATGTCCGTCGTTGTCGTGGGCAACGCTgacgccgaggcagcgggagctgcggacgaggagggtgTCTGCGTGGTGGACTCCCTGGCACAGGCGACAAACCTTCTCCTTACCCCTCACGGCCTCGACCCGTCGGCCTCTACGGCTGGGAAGACTAGCGACGCACCCGGGAACGATTCTGCCGGGGTGGCCCGCCCGGTGCTCTCGAGTCGCGCGCTACTCCCATTctctgcggtggcgctggacGCCGTCATGCAGGTGCACGGTAGGGTAGCGGAGGaactgcagcggcaccttgTGGCCGCCCTCCACCAGTCGAGCGTGCCGCGGTTTGTCAATCTGCACCAGAACAacgtgctgctgtgcggcggGAAAGGCTTTGGCAAGtcgacggtggtgcgcgcgGTACTCGACACGCTGCCCGACGTGCACACCGTAACGCTCGAGTGCGGCAAGACCAAGTCCTTCTCTGCAGACATTGCCAGGGCTTTGATGGAGTGCGTTCTGTGCAAGCCAGCGGTCCTGGTGCTGGAGAACTTCGACAGCGttgcgccggcgcagcaggagggTCACGCGGAGGCGATGTCGGCTATGACGCGGGCAACGCTGGAGTCAGCGCTGACACGCTTCTGCTACCAGTTCTCCGTTCGTCCACAcggggcggtggtggtgctggcgacATGCTCGAGCCGTGACGCAGTGCACGAGACGCTGCGGTCGGCTTACTGCTTCCGGCGGGTGCTGAcgctggaggcgctgaaTCGCGCGTCTCGGACGGTGTTGACTGGGCAGCTGTTCCCATACGCGTCGCGCGAagacgtggcggcggtggcggcgcgaaTGGACAACTACACCCCGTTTGATGTGAAGCAGCTGACGGCGCGGATGCGGGCGaagctggcggcggagccGACCCTGtcgctgcgcgcgtgcgccgagGCCTGCATGACCTTCTTTACCCCGCTGGCGCACACCGGCATCAACTTTCTCAAAGGAGACAAGGTGTCGTGGGAGTCGATTGGCgggctggaggaggcgaagaagacgCTGTACAAtacgctggtgctgccgatcAAGCACCCCCAGCTCTtcgcgcggctgccgctcaagacgcgcagcggcatccTGCTCTACGGCCCATCGGGGTGCGGCAAGACCTTCATCGTTGAATCCATCGTCAACGCGGAGAACTTGCACTGCATAGTCATCAACGGTCCGGAGGTGTTTGGCAAGTACATTGGGCAGAGCGAGCAGAAGATCCGCGACGTCTTTGAgcgcgcgcaggcggcggcgccatgtGTGGTGTTCTTTGACGAGTTCGACTCGgttgcgccgcagcgcggcgctgacgaCTCGGGCGTAACAGACCGCGTGGTGAACCAACTGCTGTGCTACCTGGACGGTGTGGAGGGGCGCAAGGACGTGTTTGTTGTCGCGGCCTCGAGCCGGCCGGACCTgatcgacgcggcgctgctgcgaccgGGTCGACTCGACAAGGCCGTCGTGTGCCCTGTGCCGAGCGAAGATGATCGGGTGGCAATACTGCGCAGCTTGCTGAGCAAGGCCTCGGCGCACTtcagcgacgaggagctgcggcaagTGGCGCGGCGCACGGTGAACTGGACGCCTGCCGACCTGTCGGCGATGGTGTcgtcggcgcacacgctggtGAACATGCGGTTCGTGGAGCGCCTGACAAAGCAGGCGGCTTGCGTCTCAGGCAGCAtcggtggtgatggcgccGCGCCGGATGGCGAGGATGGGTTTGTGATTGCTGGCCTCCGCAACGACGTGACGCGAGAGAAGGTCGGGGATGCGCTGAAGCCGCTGTGcctggccgccggcgccggggcTGAGGCGGCTGTCTTCAACACGGCCGCCCTCGCAGCGGAGCTGATGTCGATGGACGACTTGTGGGCGTCGGTGGAAACGACACGGCCGTCGCTGTCGGAAAAGGACATCCAAAAGCATGAACGCATCCACGCCTTCTTCTCCAAGGGCAAGAGCGCGCCTCCGCCCACGCCTCCCGGGTCGCGGCTCGTCACGCGATGA